In the Hyphomicrobiales bacterium genome, one interval contains:
- a CDS encoding Fido domain-containing protein, whose amino-acid sequence MLIRAIRETGRHGYRQPSGTVLTGYSALIHHFDLEVPMPDTLAVTSDARQRTERGRNHAMAPGGYAVYEVTYRGTDDRERGRLSRGDMTFAEHLVFALKHEATDLHVLRKLFLKVDPELVADMIRQSPTGTYARQAFFFYEWLTGLKLDVPSAGGGYIDALDPGVWHTASPINSPRHRVRDNIPGTPVFAPLVRRSATFQGDLREECNRKASAALAEGPPGIITRLRRRLLLRDSRSTFAIENENPSVDKLEKWSTLVSDAGRTRLDLPLLLGLQKMIIDSRWVNTGIRHNGVWLGEEVDGSLIPNWLGAAPDDLEILVEGIFAADRRMGETPGFDPIAHATAVSFGWLMVHPLADGNGRTHRYILNHILNQHGIRPQGITLPISNAIFADMDGYRETLTNFDEKRIGLIKWERTANGNVIVVNDTRDLYGHFDASHQAAFVTNRLAYCLDYSIPEEITSIALRDRMVAGMREVVDMRPERLDLFAKLVMQNHGRLSKAKREKMFSELSDDELEGMEAVVQEVYSVDNGSSNTFKP is encoded by the coding sequence ATGCTGATCCGCGCCATTCGTGAGACCGGTCGCCACGGGTATCGTCAGCCGTCAGGGACGGTTCTGACGGGCTATTCGGCGCTCATCCATCATTTCGACCTCGAAGTCCCGATGCCGGATACCCTCGCGGTGACGTCGGATGCGCGCCAGCGAACGGAACGAGGTCGAAACCATGCCATGGCCCCCGGCGGATATGCCGTCTACGAGGTCACCTATCGGGGCACCGATGATCGTGAGCGAGGGAGGCTCTCGCGAGGCGACATGACCTTCGCCGAGCACCTGGTCTTCGCGTTGAAGCACGAGGCGACGGATCTCCATGTCCTGCGCAAGCTGTTTCTCAAGGTCGACCCCGAGCTCGTTGCCGACATGATCCGGCAGAGCCCGACGGGGACTTATGCGCGCCAGGCGTTCTTCTTCTACGAGTGGCTGACCGGCCTGAAGCTGGATGTCCCCTCCGCCGGCGGCGGCTACATCGACGCGCTGGATCCCGGGGTGTGGCACACCGCGAGCCCGATCAATTCGCCGCGGCATCGCGTTCGTGACAACATTCCCGGTACGCCGGTTTTTGCGCCGCTTGTTCGCCGCTCCGCAACCTTTCAGGGAGACCTGCGCGAGGAGTGCAACAGGAAGGCTAGCGCAGCCTTGGCCGAAGGTCCGCCCGGCATCATCACGCGCCTGAGGCGCCGGCTTCTTCTCAGGGATTCCCGCTCGACTTTCGCGATCGAGAACGAGAATCCATCCGTCGACAAGCTCGAAAAATGGAGCACGCTGGTCAGTGACGCGGGTCGCACCCGGCTCGACCTGCCGCTACTCCTCGGGCTCCAGAAGATGATCATCGACTCGCGTTGGGTGAACACCGGGATCCGACATAATGGGGTGTGGCTCGGCGAGGAAGTTGACGGCTCGCTCATTCCAAATTGGCTTGGAGCGGCGCCCGACGATCTTGAGATCCTCGTCGAGGGCATTTTCGCAGCCGATCGCAGGATGGGAGAGACCCCGGGCTTCGATCCCATCGCCCACGCGACGGCGGTGTCGTTCGGCTGGCTGATGGTCCACCCCTTGGCCGACGGCAACGGCCGGACGCACCGCTACATCCTCAATCACATCCTGAACCAGCACGGGATCAGGCCTCAGGGGATCACGCTACCGATCTCGAACGCGATCTTCGCTGACATGGACGGCTACCGCGAGACGCTGACCAATTTCGATGAAAAGCGCATTGGGCTGATCAAGTGGGAAAGGACGGCCAATGGCAACGTGATTGTCGTGAACGATACTCGCGACCTGTACGGCCATTTCGATGCGAGCCATCAGGCAGCCTTCGTCACGAACCGCCTCGCCTATTGCCTCGACTACAGCATCCCGGAGGAGATCACCTCGATCGCGCTTCGAGACAGGATGGTCGCTGGCATGAGGGAGGTGGTCGACATGCGGCCGGAGCGCCTCGACCTCTTTGCCAAGCTCGTGATGCAGAACCATGGCCGGCTATCGAAGGCAAAGCGAGAGAAGATGTTCTCGGAGCTCTCCGACGACGAGCTTGAGGGCATGGAAGCCGTGGTGCAGGAGGTCTACAGCGTCGATAACGGTTCCTCGAACACGTTCAAACCGTAA
- a CDS encoding conserved exported hypothetical protein (Evidence 4 : Unknown function but conserved in other organisms), which translates to MKIACAVLVSLACVLGAVSSFATEIGILRSCSFGAFVTDSDPAGLNVRAGPDVSSPIVGKLPPPALSDDDPPIHAFVEVEVVAAQNGWFRIRNARDNALLAPPGRKVFNGAGWVSGRHLSVKSQAPVGRDVASAKGRPVRAAVDFDSDSFVRSARLHDCVGQWAFVSSVEHRFSGWLNRICATQETSCDGV; encoded by the coding sequence GTGAAGATTGCATGCGCCGTATTGGTCTCTTTGGCCTGCGTGCTCGGAGCGGTGAGTTCCTTCGCTACCGAGATCGGCATCCTACGGAGTTGCTCGTTCGGCGCATTCGTGACGGACAGTGATCCGGCCGGTCTGAATGTTCGCGCGGGACCCGATGTCAGCTCGCCGATCGTTGGCAAGCTCCCTCCGCCGGCGCTATCGGACGATGACCCGCCGATCCATGCCTTCGTCGAAGTGGAGGTCGTCGCCGCGCAGAACGGTTGGTTTCGGATCCGCAACGCGCGCGACAATGCGCTCCTCGCGCCACCTGGGCGAAAGGTCTTCAATGGCGCGGGCTGGGTATCGGGACGGCATCTGAGCGTGAAGTCGCAGGCCCCAGTGGGGCGCGACGTCGCCAGCGCCAAAGGGCGTCCGGTTCGGGCTGCAGTCGATTTTGACAGTGACAGCTTCGTCAGGTCAGCGCGGCTGCATGACTGCGTCGGGCAGTGGGCGTTTGTTTCGAGCGTGGAGCACCGCTTCAGCGGATGGCTCAACCGCATCTGCGCCACCCAGGAAACGAGCTGCGACGGCGTGTAG
- a CDS encoding conserved hypothetical protein (Evidence 4 : Unknown function but conserved in other organisms) has product MLATDFHLTHGSFKTYDTSLIAYIDIPHRDDGEKRHRELAHRMIDLMRANGFCIELDPEVLRRHRCISKNYFTGRRGDLKVRIEICSMSVIAEFWQDLVVINRNGGRYDFNKLARMPYLVRKAFECISRKILASWEREGMELINPPASANPSALAYFNATWNSTHDVRAGRNRFERREDGWPSDREIDCWDRNDADGNRLEHSAVRYFRTRNGCLARAVVAGGINSRWLAVYGPGERDFTHLSHYELFSFRPDLPRRDKGAYRRECGLRRQLKRCLEAGEVARAESISRLLRTEGFEVASSAA; this is encoded by the coding sequence ATGCTCGCTACGGACTTCCATCTCACCCACGGGTCGTTCAAGACCTACGACACGAGCCTGATCGCCTATATCGACATCCCGCATCGGGACGACGGCGAGAAGCGCCATAGGGAGCTCGCCCACCGGATGATCGATCTGATGCGAGCCAACGGCTTTTGCATCGAACTCGATCCGGAGGTGCTGAGGCGCCACCGCTGCATCAGTAAGAACTATTTCACCGGCCGACGCGGCGACCTGAAGGTCCGCATCGAGATCTGTTCGATGAGCGTCATCGCCGAGTTTTGGCAGGACTTGGTCGTGATCAACCGCAACGGTGGCCGCTACGATTTCAACAAGCTCGCTCGGATGCCCTACCTAGTCCGGAAGGCCTTTGAGTGCATTTCGCGCAAGATCCTGGCGAGTTGGGAGCGCGAAGGGATGGAACTGATCAATCCCCCGGCCTCGGCCAACCCATCGGCATTGGCCTACTTCAACGCCACCTGGAATAGCACGCATGACGTGCGCGCCGGCCGCAATCGCTTCGAGCGTCGCGAGGATGGCTGGCCTTCGGACCGCGAAATCGATTGCTGGGATCGAAACGACGCGGACGGCAATCGACTTGAACACAGTGCGGTCCGCTATTTCCGGACCCGCAACGGATGCCTGGCGCGCGCGGTCGTCGCCGGCGGGATCAACTCACGATGGCTGGCAGTGTACGGCCCGGGCGAGCGAGACTTCACCCACCTCTCGCATTACGAGCTCTTCTCCTTCCGGCCTGATCTCCCGCGCCGAGACAAGGGCGCCTACCGACGCGAATGCGGGCTTCGGCGCCAGCTGAAGAGATGCCTCGAGGCGGGTGAAGTCGCGCGCGCGGAATCGATCTCCCGATTGCTCCGGACCGAAGGGTTCGAGGTCGCTTCCAGCGCTGCCTAG
- a CDS encoding conserved hypothetical protein (Evidence 4 : Unknown function but conserved in other organisms) — protein sequence MDSDSATTWLHERLLSSDLMSHFFELRDELGLSGDLVAKTVFSLAHKFTLGDCLKLAAVLGEVSGADHVVTISRPDGRLLHAVFACAPQYPNERPRGDCVDVMGRMSLSTAIAGLEKAFGQVEIAVGKHWDDDFLDAEERARIRSIAAALPWTRSFARVEGVTPKDLMDLTEPYRAAANEFYGFGEEPAPTPSWSATI from the coding sequence ATGGATTCCGATTCGGCGACAACTTGGCTCCATGAGAGGCTTCTCTCCAGCGACTTGATGAGCCACTTCTTCGAGCTGCGCGACGAGCTCGGATTATCCGGTGATCTCGTCGCAAAGACCGTGTTCTCCCTGGCGCATAAATTCACGCTCGGTGACTGCCTAAAGCTCGCTGCAGTGCTTGGCGAGGTTTCAGGCGCCGATCATGTCGTCACAATCTCCCGACCGGACGGACGCCTCCTTCATGCCGTCTTCGCCTGCGCGCCGCAGTATCCGAACGAACGCCCGCGGGGCGACTGCGTCGACGTCATGGGCAGGATGAGCTTGAGCACAGCGATTGCTGGACTTGAAAAGGCCTTCGGCCAGGTAGAGATCGCCGTCGGCAAGCACTGGGACGACGACTTCCTCGACGCGGAAGAACGGGCGCGCATCCGCTCCATCGCCGCGGCCTTGCCATGGACGAGGTCCTTCGCTCGGGTCGAGGGGGTCACGCCGAAAGATCTGATGGATCTCACCGAGCCCTATCGCGCGGCCGCGAACGAGTTTTACGGCTTCGGGGAGGAGCCGGCGCCAACTCCCTCGTGGAGCGCCACGATCTGA
- a CDS encoding conserved hypothetical protein (Evidence 4 : Unknown function but conserved in other organisms), which yields MHAIHATAARNRPFSPAPERPHILRRFSVKLVEFVRPDSFWPNPYSLEQAFCTLQHFVRTGSEPQYQTPGQWGRSGPWDLMNGRGVVSSPGLEAITSIAGLRDVFHRALLGRAASDGQAQWRRDHKIDVTQSLVISHRVYRPFDGAKHLGLACEADIHKRLEEMFGKDDAGKQMAISLNSVHKDVGTLHGMSVKVTSNGFLFSLKYGDRHPSEFGSAWEEILAMTRTGETFVDTLDRAYRVYRCIVHGEANNCDAGDMHRFYRQDYVSDQIVALHEGVGAGSSPKP from the coding sequence ATGCACGCAATTCACGCTACCGCCGCCAGGAACCGCCCTTTCTCGCCCGCGCCGGAGCGCCCTCATATCCTGCGCCGTTTCTCGGTGAAGCTGGTCGAGTTCGTAAGGCCCGACAGTTTCTGGCCGAACCCGTACAGCCTGGAACAGGCTTTCTGCACGCTGCAGCACTTCGTCCGGACCGGCAGTGAGCCTCAGTACCAAACGCCTGGTCAGTGGGGCCGATCAGGGCCGTGGGATCTCATGAACGGGCGTGGCGTCGTGAGCAGCCCCGGCTTGGAAGCGATTACCAGCATCGCCGGCCTTCGGGATGTATTTCATCGCGCGTTGCTCGGGCGCGCCGCCTCCGATGGGCAAGCGCAGTGGCGTCGGGACCATAAGATAGACGTCACACAGTCGCTCGTGATTTCGCATCGGGTCTATCGTCCCTTCGATGGTGCCAAGCATCTCGGACTCGCTTGTGAGGCCGACATCCACAAGCGGCTCGAAGAGATGTTCGGCAAGGATGACGCCGGCAAGCAGATGGCGATCTCGCTCAATTCGGTCCACAAGGACGTCGGCACGCTCCACGGCATGTCGGTGAAGGTCACCTCGAACGGGTTTCTGTTCTCGCTCAAATATGGCGATCGGCATCCGTCGGAATTCGGCAGCGCGTGGGAAGAGATTCTCGCGATGACTCGCACCGGTGAAACGTTCGTCGATACCTTGGACCGCGCCTATCGCGTCTACCGCTGCATTGTTCATGGCGAGGCGAACAACTGCGACGCCGGCGACATGCATCGCTTCTACCGCCAGGACTATGTCTCGGATCAGATCGTGGCGCTCCACGAGGGAGTTGGCGCCGGCTCCTCCCCGAAGCCGTAA
- a CDS encoding conserved hypothetical protein (Evidence 4 : Unknown function but conserved in other organisms), with amino-acid sequence MSEFYIVDVRPAWAAEPYLTMWRANDAGYAQSVPWAGLYALEEIASGRRSYCKSEGRRIVRMAVPADVVRRLAAPPIPERPIDGPGPVLHNTPEVVRALKRARLTFEPADVVETYPIGAQTSILSPAGRGMLHAIEADRRKRGRRPVASV; translated from the coding sequence ATGTCTGAGTTCTACATCGTCGACGTGCGCCCGGCCTGGGCGGCCGAGCCCTACCTGACCATGTGGCGGGCGAATGACGCGGGCTACGCGCAGTCGGTGCCTTGGGCGGGTCTCTACGCCCTGGAAGAGATAGCGTCCGGCCGGCGTTCCTACTGCAAGAGCGAGGGGCGCCGGATTGTTCGCATGGCTGTCCCTGCTGATGTGGTCAGGAGGCTTGCCGCACCGCCAATCCCGGAAAGGCCGATCGATGGCCCTGGACCGGTCCTGCACAATACCCCGGAGGTCGTGAGGGCGCTCAAGCGAGCCAGGTTGACCTTCGAGCCGGCTGATGTCGTCGAGACCTACCCGATCGGAGCACAGACAAGCATTTTGAGCCCGGCCGGCCGAGGCATGCTCCACGCGATCGAGGCGGATCGACGAAAGCGCGGACGACGCCCGGTCGCTTCAGTCTAG
- a CDS encoding conserved hypothetical protein (Evidence 4 : Unknown function but conserved in other organisms) produces MAFRADLAAELGRLRELATAGSKPDVVEALSQVERFVTEYGGEPVPASDFGEREELVPAAKVVADWIGYVWSSMDRGRISDRGHRPWVYAQWGGQKFQGGQADLLDLVASISLKVERGQARAGGSAALLGEVARLRPHYQSSTSTDQARRQLLDHFEKFGRRGAEPTSEPLLPVFAPGQVGSDLLEAAERYLDGYVYSTDDTEHAPNEFERGMLEDFSNGFLSLPDVNGILQKVARAQKVGGTDV; encoded by the coding sequence ATGGCCTTTCGCGCGGATCTCGCGGCCGAACTCGGTCGTCTCCGGGAGCTGGCGACCGCTGGCTCCAAACCGGATGTGGTTGAGGCTCTCAGCCAGGTTGAGCGTTTCGTGACCGAGTATGGTGGCGAGCCGGTCCCCGCTTCGGATTTTGGGGAACGCGAAGAGCTCGTTCCGGCGGCCAAGGTCGTTGCTGACTGGATCGGCTATGTCTGGAGCAGCATGGATCGCGGGCGCATCTCAGACCGTGGTCACAGGCCGTGGGTCTATGCGCAGTGGGGAGGTCAGAAATTCCAGGGGGGTCAAGCCGACCTTCTTGATCTGGTCGCTTCCATCTCACTGAAGGTTGAACGCGGGCAGGCCCGCGCCGGCGGAAGCGCAGCTCTCCTCGGCGAGGTCGCACGCTTGCGGCCGCACTATCAATCCTCGACATCGACAGACCAGGCGCGGCGCCAGCTGCTCGATCACTTCGAGAAGTTCGGGCGGCGCGGGGCGGAGCCGACGTCAGAGCCCCTCCTCCCAGTCTTTGCTCCAGGCCAGGTCGGCTCGGATCTTCTGGAGGCGGCCGAGCGCTACCTGGACGGCTACGTCTACTCGACCGATGACACCGAGCACGCGCCGAACGAGTTCGAGCGGGGGATGCTGGAGGATTTCTCGAACGGGTTTCTGTCGCTGCCGGACGTCAATGGAATCCTGCAGAAGGTCGCGCGTGCGCAGAAAGTCGGAGGAACCGATGTCTGA